The Chloroflexota bacterium genome has a window encoding:
- the lepB gene encoding signal peptidase I: MKTFLFEALETLLLGLGAFLILQASVQNFRVQGESMDPTLANQQHLLVSKLAYAVVPFQTALAATTVAPDGDAYFFNPPQRGDIVVFHIADREGADLVKRVVGLPGETVEMRDGRVYVDGELLKERYLTGFDDSNEPPTLVPEGHYYVLGDNRAVSYDSRSMGPISQEQIIGKAWVSYWPLDRLNVLDADAPPFP; this comes from the coding sequence GTGAAGACTTTTCTCTTTGAGGCCTTGGAGACCCTGCTGCTGGGACTGGGCGCCTTCCTGATACTGCAGGCGTCCGTGCAGAACTTCCGCGTGCAGGGCGAGAGCATGGACCCCACGCTCGCGAACCAGCAGCATTTGCTGGTGAGCAAGCTGGCGTACGCCGTCGTTCCCTTCCAAACGGCCCTAGCGGCCACCACTGTCGCACCAGACGGCGACGCCTACTTCTTCAATCCGCCCCAGCGCGGCGACATCGTGGTCTTCCACATCGCCGACCGCGAGGGGGCCGATCTAGTCAAGCGCGTCGTCGGCCTACCCGGCGAGACCGTCGAAATGCGCGATGGGCGGGTGTATGTGGACGGCGAGCTGCTCAAGGAGCGCTACCTCACAGGCTTTGACGACTCGAATGAGCCGCCCACCCTGGTGCCGGAGGGGCATTACTACGTGCTGGGGGACAACCGGGCGGTGAGCTACGACTCCCGCAGCATGGGCCCGATTTCGCAGGAACAGATCATTGGCAAGGCGTGGGTCTCGTACTGGCCGCTGGACAGGCTCAACGTGCTCGACGCCGACGCCCCACCGTTTCCGTAG
- a CDS encoding SRPBCC family protein, with translation MSRAFAVEETIQRPATQVWEALTDWSNAHRWMPGIDGMTADGETAEGTKLTFRARGADRSSAIAHCDAGRSIVLRSVQGGVTADYRYEIHALDENLARVTLVADCQITGLLMRLVSPLLRIAIRASDGKQLRLLKATVEGG, from the coding sequence GTGTCACGAGCGTTTGCAGTCGAGGAGACCATTCAGAGGCCCGCCACTCAGGTTTGGGAGGCCCTCACCGATTGGTCGAACGCCCACAGGTGGATGCCCGGAATCGATGGGATGACGGCCGACGGAGAGACCGCCGAGGGGACGAAGCTGACCTTCCGTGCTCGTGGTGCGGACCGATCGAGCGCCATCGCCCACTGTGACGCTGGTCGCTCCATAGTGCTGCGTTCGGTGCAGGGTGGTGTGACCGCCGACTACAGATACGAAATCCACGCACTGGACGAGAATTTAGCTCGGGTCACGCTGGTAGCTGACTGTCAGATTACTGGGCTATTGATGCGCCTGGTGTCGCCCCTGCTCCGCATCGCAATCCGGGCCTCTGACGGCAAGCAGCTACGACTGCTAAAGGCAACGGTTGAGGGCGGGTAA
- a CDS encoding DEAD/DEAH box helicase has protein sequence MPLKPATKATIARMGITEPTPIQDKAIPHLMAGRDLIGQARTGSGKTLAFAAPLVERCDPPVRRVQALVLVPTRELAIQVAGVVEALASAHNLRTTLLYGGRSLGPEYIALRRGAQIVIGTPGRTLDHLRQETLDLSAVRFLVLDEADEMLDRGFARDVEAIMAGTPKGRQTALLSATMPGWVAQTAAKHLKQPARVEVDAEMQAPPTVEHLVYSIQKSEKMNALRTLLDRREDAPVIVFGKTKHGVKKLAKQLEDFGYPVGALQGNLSQNARERVMIDFRSGAASILVATNVAARGLDFDSIGQVINYDLPDSEMLFTHRVGRTGRMGRTGEAITFITSEEETKWREIERGLGRRFTREAWPAGRQAAPAR, from the coding sequence ATGCCGCTGAAGCCGGCCACCAAGGCCACGATCGCCAGGATGGGCATAACGGAGCCCACTCCGATTCAGGACAAGGCCATCCCGCACCTGATGGCGGGGCGAGACCTGATTGGGCAGGCGCGCACGGGGTCCGGGAAGACGCTGGCATTCGCGGCACCGCTTGTGGAGCGTTGCGACCCGCCGGTGCGGCGCGTGCAGGCGCTCGTGCTCGTACCGACGCGAGAGCTCGCCATCCAAGTTGCCGGCGTCGTCGAGGCGCTAGCCTCGGCGCACAATCTGCGCACGACGCTCCTCTACGGCGGACGGTCGTTGGGGCCGGAGTACATCGCGCTGAGGCGCGGGGCGCAAATCGTCATCGGCACACCGGGCCGGACGCTGGACCACCTGCGGCAGGAGACACTCGACCTGAGCGCAGTGCGTTTCCTCGTGCTGGACGAGGCCGATGAGATGCTCGACCGGGGGTTCGCCCGCGATGTCGAGGCCATCATGGCGGGGACGCCCAAGGGACGGCAGACGGCGCTCCTCTCGGCAACGATGCCGGGGTGGGTCGCGCAGACCGCCGCCAAGCACCTGAAGCAGCCCGCGCGGGTGGAAGTGGACGCGGAGATGCAGGCGCCGCCCACCGTGGAGCACCTTGTCTACTCTATCCAGAAAAGCGAGAAGATGAATGCCCTTCGCACACTGCTCGACCGGCGGGAGGACGCGCCGGTCATCGTATTCGGCAAGACCAAGCACGGCGTCAAGAAGCTAGCGAAGCAGCTTGAAGACTTTGGCTACCCGGTAGGCGCGCTGCAGGGGAACCTCAGCCAGAACGCCCGCGAGCGGGTGATGATAGACTTCCGCTCCGGCGCCGCGTCGATCCTTGTGGCGACGAACGTGGCCGCCAGAGGGCTGGACTTCGATTCCATCGGGCAGGTCATCAACTACGACCTGCCGGACTCCGAGATGCTCTTCACCCACCGGGTCGGACGCACGGGCCGCATGGGCCGCACTGGTGAGGCGATCACGTTCATCACGTCGGAGGAAGAGACCAAGTGGCGCGAGATCGAGCGGGGCCTCGGCCGCCGCTTCACGCGCGAGGCGTGGCCCGCGGGGCGGCAAGCGGCGCCCGCCCGGTAG
- the typA gene encoding translational GTPase TypA, translating into MIDCRNDAIRNLAIIAHVDHGKTTLVDALLKQGQVFRAHQQVGALIMDTNPLERERGITILAKNASVSYDGVRINIIDTPGHADFSGEVERVMNMADGCLLLVDAVDGPMPQTTYVLRQALQQNVTPMVVINKIDRSEARVAEVEGLVQDLFLELATRDDHLDFPVLYTSAKQGYAIMDAEASGADMKPLFDAILRSVPPPTGDPAAPLQMLVAALDYDNYVGQVSIGRISNGTLRPRDEVVLLGRDGVATTHPIEFVFVFHGMERVEVAEAYAGDIVAVTGPEGVSIGDTIASKEDPQALPTIDINEPTVRMTFGVSTSPYMGREGVHCSSRTLHERLMRELRTNVSLRVDTTLSPSEFVVAGRGELHLSILVETMRREGLEFQVSRPMPVNKEVEGRVYEPYEILNISTREEYVGTLTEYLSAHLAQLRDMRYDENGQVHMEFKIPTRGLIGFNAFFLRTTRGDGVKSSAFTSYEPMVGEIKSNRGGALVASEAGTAVTYGLLNAQGRGDTFIDPGAKVYEGMIIGSQRRGGDIPINVCKEKKQTNIRSATADVAKRLNATVRLSLEEALAFIDDDELLEVTPQNLRLRKAELTAQSSKSKR; encoded by the coding sequence TTGATTGACTGCCGCAACGACGCCATACGCAACCTGGCCATCATAGCCCACGTCGACCATGGCAAGACCACCCTGGTCGACGCGTTGCTGAAGCAGGGCCAGGTTTTTCGTGCGCACCAGCAGGTGGGCGCGCTGATCATGGACACCAACCCGCTGGAGCGGGAGCGCGGCATCACAATCCTCGCCAAGAACGCCTCGGTTTCCTACGACGGCGTCCGCATCAACATCATCGACACGCCGGGCCACGCCGACTTCAGTGGCGAGGTCGAGCGCGTCATGAACATGGCCGACGGCTGCCTGCTGCTGGTCGACGCCGTCGACGGCCCCATGCCCCAGACCACCTACGTGCTGCGTCAGGCCCTCCAGCAGAACGTGACCCCCATGGTCGTCATCAACAAAATCGACCGCTCGGAGGCCCGGGTCGCTGAGGTGGAGGGGCTGGTGCAGGACCTGTTCTTGGAGCTGGCCACCCGCGACGACCACCTCGACTTCCCGGTGCTGTACACCTCGGCCAAGCAGGGCTACGCCATCATGGACGCTGAGGCATCGGGCGCGGACATGAAGCCGCTGTTCGATGCAATTCTGCGCTCTGTGCCGCCGCCCACCGGAGACCCCGCCGCCCCGCTGCAGATGCTGGTCGCGGCCCTCGACTACGACAACTACGTGGGTCAGGTATCGATTGGCCGCATTTCCAACGGCACGCTGCGGCCCCGCGATGAGGTGGTGCTGCTGGGCCGCGATGGCGTGGCCACGACGCACCCCATCGAGTTCGTCTTTGTGTTCCACGGCATGGAGCGCGTTGAGGTCGCCGAGGCCTACGCCGGCGACATCGTGGCCGTCACGGGTCCGGAGGGCGTGTCCATTGGCGACACCATCGCGTCCAAGGAAGACCCGCAGGCCCTGCCGACCATCGACATCAACGAACCCACCGTGCGCATGACCTTCGGCGTGAGCACGTCGCCGTACATGGGCCGTGAGGGCGTCCACTGCTCGTCGCGCACCCTGCATGAACGGCTGATGCGGGAGCTGCGCACCAACGTCAGCCTTCGCGTCGACACCACGCTTAGCCCCAGCGAGTTCGTCGTCGCCGGCCGAGGTGAGCTGCACCTGTCCATCCTTGTTGAAACCATGCGCCGCGAGGGACTCGAGTTCCAGGTGTCGCGCCCCATGCCCGTCAACAAGGAAGTTGAGGGCAGGGTCTATGAGCCCTACGAGATCCTGAACATCAGCACCCGGGAAGAGTACGTCGGGACGCTGACGGAGTACCTTTCCGCCCACCTGGCCCAGCTCCGGGACATGCGCTACGACGAGAACGGCCAGGTGCACATGGAGTTTAAGATTCCCACGCGGGGGCTCATCGGCTTCAACGCCTTCTTCCTTCGCACCACGCGCGGCGACGGCGTGAAGAGCAGCGCCTTCACGTCCTATGAGCCCATGGTGGGCGAGATCAAGTCCAATCGCGGCGGCGCCCTCGTGGCGTCGGAGGCGGGCACGGCTGTCACCTACGGCCTGCTCAACGCACAGGGCAGGGGCGACACGTTCATCGACCCTGGAGCCAAGGTATACGAGGGGATGATCATCGGCTCCCAGCGCCGCGGCGGCGACATCCCGATCAACGTCTGCAAGGAAAAGAAGCAGACCAACATCCGGTCGGCGACGGCTGACGTGGCCAAACGCCTCAACGCCACCGTGCGGTTGAGCCTCGAGGAGGCGCTGGCGTTCATCGATGACGACGAGTTGCTGGAGGTCACGCCGCAGAACCTACGGCTCCGGAAGGCGGAACTCACCGCGCAGAGCAGCAAGAGCAAGCGCTAG
- a CDS encoding sigma-70 family RNA polymerase sigma factor, whose product MDEQALLQASKAGDAGAFNRLVERYQTSIYNVSLRMVGDAAIAEDITQETFVSALRALHTFSAGNFRAWLFRIATNACRDHLRSAQVRRNTSLDALVDSSSFSFTSEQETPEEYAVRRELSSFIQQSLATLPTDQRMVLVLVDIQALSYEEAARVLKTPVGTVKSRLSRAREAMRAALSTQRELLPAQIRSG is encoded by the coding sequence ATGGATGAGCAGGCGCTTCTGCAAGCCAGCAAAGCGGGTGATGCAGGGGCATTCAATCGTCTGGTGGAGCGCTACCAGACCTCGATATACAACGTATCCCTGCGTATGGTCGGCGACGCCGCAATCGCGGAAGACATAACGCAGGAGACTTTCGTTTCAGCGCTTCGTGCGCTCCACACCTTCTCCGCCGGCAACTTCCGCGCCTGGCTCTTCCGCATTGCCACCAACGCATGCCGCGATCACCTGCGTTCCGCGCAGGTGCGGCGGAACACCTCGCTGGACGCGTTGGTGGACAGCTCCTCGTTCAGCTTCACCAGCGAGCAGGAAACGCCCGAAGAGTACGCAGTCCGCCGGGAGCTTTCGAGTTTCATCCAGCAATCCTTGGCGACGCTCCCGACGGACCAGCGCATGGTATTGGTCCTTGTAGATATACAGGCGCTCAGCTATGAGGAAGCGGCGCGCGTGTTGAAGACGCCCGTCGGCACGGTGAAGTCCAGGCTTAGCCGCGCCAGGGAAGCAATGCGCGCCGCGCTCTCCACCCAGCGGGAACTTTTACCCGCCCAGATTCGTTCTGGTTAG
- a CDS encoding Two component regulator three Y domain protein, with translation MRRMIKRISVLVLVMGLPLALLACSGDGPSESSTADRAASQPVADGGEAAGEVAASESTSTETPESTPASGPSSAETDRVALTAFYNAMDGPNWTNNDNWLSDEPLGEWYGVGTSFDGRVAALQLSENGLRGEIPAELGQLSDLRELIAFGNGLSGEIPAELGQLSNLEYLYLGENDLSGEIPPELGQLSRLYGLSLWKNSLSGEIPPELGQLSSLTRLHLDDNDLSGEIPPELGQLTRLEHLTLPDNNLAGEIPVELGQLSGLRLLYLDGNEFTGCAPGALRDVYENDLEELELPVC, from the coding sequence ATGCGCCGGATGATCAAGCGGATATCTGTACTTGTCCTGGTGATGGGCCTTCCTCTAGCCCTCCTGGCTTGCAGCGGAGATGGGCCGTCGGAGTCGTCCACCGCAGACCGGGCCGCGTCCCAACCCGTAGCTGATGGAGGCGAGGCCGCTGGTGAAGTCGCTGCATCGGAATCGACGTCTACGGAAACGCCGGAGTCTACTCCCGCGTCCGGCCCCTCCTCCGCCGAAACGGACAGGGTAGCCCTGACTGCCTTCTACAACGCCATGGACGGACCCAACTGGACCAACAACGACAACTGGCTGAGTGACGAGCCTCTTGGAGAGTGGTACGGAGTTGGAACGAGTTTCGACGGGCGTGTCGCTGCCCTTCAGCTTTCAGAGAACGGGTTGCGCGGAGAGATACCGGCTGAACTGGGCCAACTCTCCGACCTGCGGGAGCTGATTGCCTTCGGCAACGGCCTCAGCGGGGAGATCCCAGCCGAGCTGGGCCAACTCTCCAACCTGGAGTACTTGTATCTCGGAGAAAACGACTTGAGCGGGGAGATCCCGCCTGAACTGGGCCAACTGTCCCGCTTGTACGGGTTGTCACTATGGAAGAACTCGCTGAGCGGCGAGATCCCACCTGAATTGGGCCAACTCTCCAGCCTGACACGGCTACACCTCGACGACAACGATCTCAGCGGGGAGATCCCGCCTGAACTGGGCCAACTGACCCGCTTGGAACATCTGACTCTTCCCGACAACAACTTGGCTGGGGAGATCCCCGTTGAACTGGGGCAACTCTCCGGCCTGAGGTTGCTGTATCTGGACGGCAACGAGTTTACCGGGTGTGCACCAGGCGCACTGAGGGATGTATACGAGAACGACCTTGAGGAGTTGGAGCTGCCGGTTTGCTGA
- a CDS encoding amidohydrolase family protein: MVANKGYIDADGHVFEGDAFRRYIEPPYDQRQTLAAGGDSFDRSMNGAIPQFMDTTAQVWLEVMDQGGLDKTVLFPTAGLGVGFIREPDFAAAFCRAYNNFMSEEFLKVSPRLHAVAILPLQDVDEAVKELRRAVTELHMVGAMLATDGPWLLGDPKFDPLYREAQRLGTMVGLHAGGSLRGRGFEEYLVDRFIQSHTLAHPGAQMRHMVSMVMEGVPEKFPDLKIAYLEAGCTWVPFLMDRMDENFEFRGYQEAPLLKKKPSEYVASPNIFVSCEPEERLLPETLRLIGEDCVMYASDWPHWDNSYPESLHELEAREDLSPEQKRKILVDNPKRLYGME; this comes from the coding sequence ATGGTGGCAAACAAAGGCTACATAGACGCGGACGGGCATGTCTTTGAGGGCGACGCCTTCCGCCGCTACATTGAGCCGCCCTATGACCAGCGCCAGACGCTTGCTGCGGGCGGCGACAGCTTTGATCGCAGTATGAACGGCGCAATACCGCAATTCATGGACACCACCGCCCAGGTGTGGCTGGAGGTCATGGATCAAGGCGGTCTCGACAAGACCGTGCTCTTCCCCACCGCCGGCCTTGGCGTGGGTTTCATCCGGGAGCCGGACTTTGCGGCGGCCTTTTGCCGCGCCTACAACAATTTCATGTCGGAAGAGTTCCTGAAGGTGAGCCCTCGCCTGCACGCGGTGGCTATCCTGCCCCTGCAGGACGTCGATGAGGCTGTCAAGGAGCTCCGTCGCGCCGTCACCGAGCTGCACATGGTGGGCGCAATGCTGGCCACTGACGGCCCTTGGCTCCTCGGGGATCCCAAGTTCGACCCCCTCTACCGGGAAGCCCAGCGATTGGGCACGATGGTGGGGCTCCATGCGGGTGGCTCGCTGCGAGGCCGTGGGTTTGAGGAGTACCTCGTAGACCGGTTCATCCAGAGCCATACGTTGGCGCATCCGGGGGCGCAAATGCGCCACATGGTCAGCATGGTCATGGAAGGGGTGCCGGAGAAGTTCCCGGACCTGAAGATCGCGTACTTGGAGGCCGGATGCACCTGGGTGCCCTTCTTGATGGACCGCATGGACGAGAACTTTGAGTTCCGCGGCTATCAGGAAGCTCCCTTGTTGAAGAAGAAGCCGAGCGAGTACGTCGCGAGTCCCAACATCTTCGTGTCCTGCGAACCGGAGGAGCGGTTGCTGCCGGAGACGTTGCGGCTCATTGGAGAGGACTGCGTCATGTACGCTTCAGACTGGCCGCACTGGGACAACAGCTATCCTGAGTCGCTGCATGAGCTGGAGGCCCGGGAAGACTTGTCGCCGGAGCAGAAGCGCAAAATCCTGGTCGACAATCCCAAGCGGCTGTACGGGATGGAGTAG
- a CDS encoding SIMPL domain-containing protein (The SIMPL domain is named for its presence in mouse protein SIMPL (signalling molecule that associates with mouse pelle-like kinase). Bacterial member BP26, from Brucella, was shown to assemble into a channel-like structure, while YggE from E. coli has been associated with resistance to oxidative stress.) yields MSIARFSRALLFVGVLALFLAAIACESDEPDTGAVDTDTAAVQATAVPVAPEHDNGDDDKDSMRMEEFDLAAVMELVGTFAAMADKSAMEGKGDLSKFGVIGDSQNTGIWVNGAGSVSAAPDLVELDLGVSATADTVSEARASAAGAMTAVIGFLQGSGVADADIRTQHISIQPQYDWQEIFEESVRRSERVLTGYQVSNTVRALVRDLDSTSELLDGAVAAGGDLIRVNGITFRIEDTTELAKQAREMAVEDALTKASELASYSEVVLGRMVYLSEVVAQPVYAERAFASVAADTGASTPISPGEQEVRVTVQAVFDIESS; encoded by the coding sequence GTGAGCATTGCGCGTTTTTCCAGAGCGCTCCTGTTTGTGGGCGTCCTGGCGCTGTTCCTTGCCGCCATAGCGTGCGAGAGCGATGAGCCGGATACCGGCGCCGTCGATACTGACACCGCCGCTGTGCAAGCAACCGCAGTTCCGGTAGCGCCGGAGCACGACAACGGAGACGACGACAAGGACTCCATGAGGATGGAGGAGTTTGACCTTGCCGCCGTCATGGAGCTCGTCGGGACATTCGCGGCCATGGCGGACAAGTCGGCCATGGAAGGCAAGGGGGACCTATCCAAGTTCGGCGTCATCGGAGACTCGCAGAATACGGGAATCTGGGTGAACGGCGCCGGCAGCGTCTCGGCGGCGCCGGACCTCGTTGAGCTGGACCTGGGGGTGTCGGCGACGGCGGACACGGTCTCGGAGGCGCGCGCGAGCGCGGCCGGGGCGATGACGGCCGTGATCGGCTTCCTGCAGGGAAGCGGCGTCGCCGACGCCGACATCCGCACGCAGCACATCTCCATTCAGCCGCAGTACGACTGGCAGGAGATCTTTGAAGAGAGCGTCCGCCGCAGTGAGCGCGTGCTGACCGGCTACCAGGTCTCCAACACCGTCCGGGCCCTCGTGCGCGACTTGGACAGCACGAGCGAGCTCCTCGACGGCGCCGTGGCCGCTGGCGGCGACCTCATCCGCGTAAACGGCATCACCTTCCGCATCGAGGACACCACCGAGCTGGCGAAGCAGGCCCGCGAAATGGCCGTTGAGGACGCGCTGACGAAAGCCAGCGAGCTGGCTTCCTACTCCGAAGTGGTCCTTGGTCGGATGGTGTACCTGTCGGAGGTCGTCGCCCAGCCCGTATACGCCGAGCGTGCTTTTGCATCGGTGGCGGCCGACACCGGCGCGTCGACGCCCATTAGCCCCGGCGAGCAGGAGGTCCGGGTCACCGTGCAGGCGGTGTTCGATATCGAGAGCAGTTGA
- a CDS encoding zf-HC2 domain-containing protein, producing MRLFGEGFGDRHCSLETVSSFLDGAMREREMLQVESHLASCSGCAQHIEEMRSVVGVLRMMPTVPAPRSFAVPAPARVFVAEPARPWWQPAPIAGLRAMAMVSPMAGVRAMAAAAAIALAVVFAGDMSGVIGTPEAPVQVGIQAPVPIEGPGNPPGPEPNQILGEPPVPAPNANAPAVSTLPGDVGTSPQPDTALTEHSWFRFELWPLELSLLALTVAMAAVSIILRRRASSS from the coding sequence ATGCGGCTCTTTGGCGAGGGCTTTGGGGATCGGCACTGTTCACTGGAAACGGTTTCATCCTTCCTTGACGGTGCTATGCGTGAGAGGGAGATGCTGCAGGTGGAGTCCCACCTGGCATCCTGCTCCGGCTGCGCGCAGCATATTGAGGAGATGAGGTCCGTGGTGGGCGTTCTCCGCATGATGCCCACGGTCCCTGCGCCTCGCAGCTTCGCCGTCCCCGCGCCTGCCCGGGTCTTCGTGGCCGAGCCCGCGCGGCCGTGGTGGCAGCCCGCCCCGATTGCAGGTCTGCGGGCCATGGCCATGGTCTCGCCGATGGCCGGCGTCCGCGCGATGGCCGCCGCAGCCGCCATTGCGCTGGCTGTTGTCTTCGCGGGCGATATGTCCGGCGTCATCGGCACGCCGGAAGCCCCCGTTCAGGTGGGTATCCAGGCCCCGGTTCCAATTGAAGGCCCCGGCAACCCGCCCGGGCCTGAGCCCAACCAAATCCTTGGCGAACCCCCGGTGCCCGCTCCCAACGCCAACGCTCCGGCAGTCTCCACCTTGCCGGGCGATGTGGGAACTTCGCCGCAACCGGACACCGCTCTCACAGAGCACTCGTGGTTCCGGTTTGAGCTGTGGCCGCTGGAGCTCAGCCTGTTGGCGCTGACGGTCGCGATGGCCGCGGTCTCCATAATCCTGCGCCGCCGTGCCTCCTCTTCCTAG
- a CDS encoding rhodanese-like domain-containing protein: MVTFVSADWVSDHIEQPGCLIIDPRSAMRYLMGHLRGAVSVPYKKLQGPDGRLGPPEQLAAVFGGAGLGDDITPILYDHHDGRNAAMAAWVLEYLDRTDVHVMDLYFDAWKDQGREVLYRPVAAGPRSLSSRLDPSVRATIDDAASPGETKLLDTRTPEEFFGQTEADPRPGHIPGAVNVPHSEMAGAEGKLLIHPDLLHSRLAAAGIMPSDSVVAYCRSGIRASLAYLSMRQVGYNVRLYDGSYAEWMESGHPVEI, translated from the coding sequence ATGGTCACCTTCGTTTCTGCGGACTGGGTCTCTGACCACATCGAGCAGCCGGGATGCCTGATAATCGACCCCCGGTCGGCCATGCGCTACCTGATGGGCCATCTGCGAGGGGCCGTAAGTGTCCCTTACAAGAAGCTGCAGGGCCCTGATGGTCGTCTCGGCCCGCCGGAGCAGCTTGCCGCCGTATTCGGCGGCGCAGGCTTGGGTGATGACATAACTCCAATCCTCTACGACCACCACGACGGCCGCAACGCCGCCATGGCGGCGTGGGTGCTGGAATATCTGGACCGCACCGACGTTCACGTGATGGACCTCTACTTCGACGCTTGGAAGGACCAGGGCCGGGAGGTCCTCTACCGCCCCGTAGCGGCAGGGCCCAGGTCCCTCTCGTCGCGCCTGGACCCGTCAGTGCGGGCCACAATCGATGACGCGGCCAGCCCCGGTGAGACGAAGCTCCTGGACACACGCACCCCTGAGGAGTTCTTCGGCCAAACCGAAGCGGACCCTCGTCCCGGCCACATCCCCGGCGCCGTCAACGTCCCGCATTCGGAAATGGCTGGCGCTGAGGGGAAGCTCCTTATCCATCCAGACCTGTTGCACAGCCGCCTTGCAGCCGCGGGCATCATGCCGTCGGATTCTGTGGTCGCCTACTGCCGAAGCGGCATCCGGGCATCGCTCGCATACCTGTCCATGCGGCAAGTCGGCTACAACGTACGCCTCTACGACGGCTCCTATGCGGAATGGATGGAAAGCGGCCACCCCGTGGAGATCTAG